In Anthocerotibacter panamensis C109, the sequence GGGAATTTCGGCGTACGCTCGGGACCACGTTGGTCTGGCTCGCCGACGAATGGTACCTGCTCACCGGAAAACCCCTGCCTAGCTCCGCGCACTACGAAGACTACCAGCAAATTGGCAATGGCGTGGGTTCCCTCAGGCTCTTTTTGCAGCAATTCGCCCGCGCCCAGAAGCGTTTGCCCCCATCCCTGCCCCGTCCGTTGCAGCTACATTGGGTGGTAGGGATGGCCGTAGCAGAAGTTTTTGCCCCTGTTGTCGCGCGCTTTAAAGCTATTGCTGGACTGACTCTGGAACTCGTACCCATCGAGAGTACGTTTTGGGGAGAGCGCATCACGGTCACAGGATTGCTGACCGGTTCCGATGTCCTGGTGGGGTTAAAAGACCGCCCCTTGGGTGATGGGGTCTTGCTTCCGGCGCTGATGCTCAAGGACGGGGAGGAATTTTTGGACAGTGTGACCCTTACGCAAGTGCGTGCTGCGCTTGCGGCTCCGGTCTATGTGGTGCCCTCTCAGGCTGAAGCCTTGGTGGATTGGGTGCTGGCGCTGGCGCACCGGGAATCTTTCGTCTCCCATCCCGCCCGCAGCAACCCAACGGATGATAGCCGGGAATTTATTTCTGGCTCTGGTTCAGCGTAGCCAAAGGATTCTCCAGATTGACCTCTTCGAGGAAATAGACCGAGAGCGTCTGGAGGGAAGCAACCTGCGTGACCAACACCGAAGAGAGGACGCCATCAAGGGCTGCCTCCTGACGACCCGTCCCCTTATCTACCGCCTGGGTGCGTTGGGTGGTTCCGACAATAGAGCCCACCGCTCCGACTGCGACTGCCGCCGGACCAAAACCGGGGAGCAGCCCTAACAAAGACCCGCCCGCACCACTGTACTCACTGGTGGCATTGCCCCGCTGGTATTCGCGGCGCTCGGTGATGGGGGCTCCTAAAAATTCGCGGCTGGCGGACTGAAAACTGGTGGGTAGCGGATCACTGTTGGCGTTGATGCGGTAGACCTTGTTGTTGAGCAGCAGCGTCTCAAAAGTAAAGGTTCCCTGTCCCTCAACACCCCGCCGAAACTGCCCCGTCAAAATCGTGCCTTGGGGAAATTCGATCGCGTCCACTTTTCCTGCGACCGGGATCGAGACTGTCTGGTTCTCCTGGGCTGTGAGGGGCGGACCTTGCGGCGTCAAGACGACCAAACTCCCCCGAGCGCCTGCCGGAATAAAAGTAGGAGCGGGCTGAGGGCTTTGGATGGGCGCACGCGGGGCGAGCGGAGCTGCTTGGACCGGGACTGCGAGCAGGGCAAGCAATCCTAAAAGAGAATACCGGGGTCGGGGGACCATAGGTGAACCTCTACCTATCGCTAGAATACTGCATCCGTTCAATCTTGTTCCTTGCGTCCACCGAAACAAGCACGCTAGAACAGCGCTGTCCCCTTAAACTGAGCTTGGGTTCGTGCTCCCTCCCCACAGGTGCGCGGCGAGGGGAAAAGTTTGCCGGGGTTGGCGAGGTTTTTGGGGTCGAAGACTTTGCGGACCCACTGCATCGTGTCTAAATCTGCCTCGGTGAACATAGCAGGCATATAGCAACGCTTCTCTGCGCCGATGCCGTGTTCGCCCGAGATGCTGCCGCCCACAGCGACACAGAGTTTCAAAATTTCGCCGCCCAAGGTTTCTACTTGCTCCAAGGCTCCCGGAATATTGCCGTTGTAGAGGATGAGCGGGTGCAGGTTGCCGTCCCCGGCATGGAAGACATTCGCCACCCTATAGCCATATTTTTGCCCCAAGCGTTCGATTTCCTGGAGGACGTAGGTGAGCTTGGTACGAGGGATGACCCCGTCTTGAACGTAGTAGTTCGGGCTGAGCTGCCCCATCGCCGCGAATGCTGCCTTGCGCCCCTTCCAGAGCTTGAGGCGCTGCTCGGGGTCGGTCGCCGTTTTGATCGAACGGGCTGCGTTTTGGGTACAGATTTCCTCAACCAGACGGGCAAGGGCTGCCACCTCGACTTCAAGCCCGTCCACCTCGATGAGGAGAATGGCTCCGGCATCACGGGGATAACAGTTGGTGGCAACTACGTCCTCCACGGCGTTGATGCTGAGGTTGTCCATGATCTCCATGCCCGCCGGGATAATCCCCGCTCCGATGATGTCTGCAACTGCTTTGCCCGCCGCCTCGACGGTGGTGAAGTCCGCCAAAAGAACGCGAATGCTCTGCGGGGCTTTGAGTATCCTGAGCGTAATCTCTGTAGCGATCCCCAACGTGCCCTCAGAACCAACAAACAGTCCCGTCAGGTCATAACCGGGCATTTCCGGGACTGCTCCGCCGACCTCAATAATGGAGCCGTCTGGGAGGACCATTTTCAAGCCTAGGACATGGTTGGTGGTGACGCCGTACTTAAGACAGTGCACCCCCCCGGAATTTTCGGCGATATTGCCGCCTATCGAGCAGATGATCTGGCTGGAGGGGTCTGGAGCATAATAAAACCCGCTCCCGCTCACAGCCTGGGTCACCCAACTGTTGATCACGCCAGGTTGGACGACGACGCGCTGATTTTCTAGGTCAATTTTGAGTATTTTGCGCATCCAGGTGGTGACAATAAGGACACAATCCTCCACCGGGAGCGCCCCTCCAGAGAGCCCCGTGCCCGATCCCCGCGCCACAAAGGGAACCCCCGCACGGTTGCAGATTTGGATCACTTCAGCCACTTGCTCGGTAGTGCGGGGGAGGACGGCCACAGCGGGGCGTTGCCGAAAGGCGGTGAGCCCGTCGCACTCGAAGACAATCAATTCCTCCGGGGTCCAGACGACCCCTTTTTCCCCGACAATGGCCTGGAATTGTTGGACAAGGGGACGCCAATGACGCGCGGTGACCTGCGTGACCATGGATACCTGCTCTGGAGCTGGTCTCTTTCAGCGTACACGCAGAGGCCCACGGCTGGGGCGGTTAGGCTTTCCAGAAAAAGAGTGCGGTCAGCTCGCTACTTGGACATCGGGAGTAGGGATGCCCGCAGGTTGGACTTGACCGCCATTTGCCGCACAAGATAGTCATAGACTACCTGACAGATCTCAAACACCACCGGGTCAACGACCATATAGCGCACACTGGTCCCCACTGTGCGCCGCTGAAGAATCCCTGCCTGCCACAGGATATGCAAATGCTTGGAAATATTGGCCTGATTTCCACCCGTCTCGGCGATCACTTCACCGACACTCTGCTCCCCTTCCATAAGGACCTGAAGGATTTTTAAGCGCATGGGCTCAGCCAGGACACGGAAATAAGCTGCAATTTCAACCAACACCTCATCACTTAAGGCACCCATGGGCACGCTTCCCCCTGCTCTATGGTTAACCTTACCTTGACATCGCTTTACTGTTACTCAGTGAAAGCACGTAAATCCATAGAAAACAACTCATCTATAAGTATATGGCAAAAGCATGAAACGGCATACAGCTATTTACGCTTTAGTGGAAAAACGCTGCTCTTGCGCGCTATATCGCCACGGCTTCCATCAGTTCGATAGGCAGTCCATCCTGGTCACAGATAAAAGCAATCTGAAAATCCTGTCCGCCTATGGTCTGAAGGCGGGGTTCGAGCAGGACCGTGACTCCCTGGTTTTGGAGGTCGGTGACGAGTCCAGTCAGGTCATGCACCAGCAGCGAGAGGTGGTAGTAGCCCGTGTAATGCTCATCGAGCCAGCTATCGGGGGCGGGTTTGGGCTCGGGGATCTGGATGAGTTCGATCCGCCCATGGGGTCCTGCGAGCCAGCAGGCGAGGGTCATTCCGGTGGTGAACCGCTCCTCCACCCCAAAGCCCAACTTTTCGTAAAACGCCATCGCAGCAAAGATATCACGGGTCCGAATTGAGACGTGGTGGAGCATACTGCTGTCGGTCTAGGTTCTTTTATCGTACCGGCTACCTGTGGGATCGCGCGGTGGCTACGGCTATGGTGCAATAGAATCACAATGAATGCGCTCCGGGTCTCTCTGACAGACCGGGCAAGCAGGAGGTCCAGATGAGGAATCTTGTCGGCAAGCTCGTCCTGATAGTCTGGCTTGCCCTCCCCGTCATGGCGCAAAATCAGCCAGCCACAACACCGACCCAACCCCAAGTCAATCCTGCTCTGCGCACAGAATTGCTCCAGCGCGAAGTAGAGGACCAAGCCATCCGCAAGCAATTCGTCGTCGCCCAAAATAACGAACAACGGCGGGCTGAAATAGCCCAACAGATCGCTGATTCCGATCTCCAGAATACGGCCCGCCTCAAGGAGATCGTGCAACAGTATGGCTGGCCGGGGCGGAGTTTGGTGGACAGCGATGGAGCCAAGGCTGCCTTCACCCTAGTGCAGCACGCCGACCAGGACTTAGCATTTCAAAAACAGTGCCTTGCCCTGATCGAGCAAGCCGCCCTGCACAACGAAGTCCCCAAGGTTGCTGCTGCCTACCTGACTGACCGCCTGCGCATCAAAGAGGGTAAGCATCAAATCTATGGGACGCAGTACACCTTTGATGGGAGCAAGCTCTTTCCTACCACGCCGATTGAGGACGCCGCCACAGTCGATGAGCGGCGCAAAGAGGTGGGGCTTGCGCCCCTGTCCGAGTACGAAAGGCGTCTACATGAAATCTACAAGCTCCCCTGATACGTCGATGAGCCTATATCGTGGGTCCATAGGATTGGTATAGCTGAAAGATTCTACGGGAGCATGTGGGACTGAAAGTTATGGGTATTTGCTTGTCATCTTCGATGATTACAGGGGGCTTTTCAGCAATGTTCACAACGCACCTCTAAACAATAAGCCACGGATAGACCTCTTGCACAGACTGCCTTAGACGTCGCGCTAAGGTTAGACAGGCTTCAGCGGTCCTCTGCCGGATCCACTCCAGAGACTTCTTGCCCGGAGGAGTTGATGTAGCTCCACTTTTCACCCGTACGCACTTTGGCAAGACCATTGGCAAAGAAGGAGGTTTCGGTGTAGCGAGCGGGGATGACCAGCTTCCCTTGCGGGTCAATGTAGCCCCAACGACCACCCAGCTTTACTGAAGCCCGCTCTTCTGCAAAATAAGAAGCTTCCTCAAACTGTAAGGGGATGACCAGATTTCCTTGCTTATCGATATAGCCCCAGCGCCCTCCCATTTTGACCCCGGCGCGCCCCGAAAAAAAAGAAGCGACCGCATCGAAGCGCGGCTGAACCACAAACCGCCCGGTCTTATCGATGTAGCCGTATTGTTCTGCCACCTTGACTCCGGCCAGTCCATCGGAGAATGGGTAGACAAAATCGAAGCGCGGCTCAATCACAAACGCTCCGTTAGGATCAATGTAGCCATACTTGCTCCCTATTTTGACCGCTGCCAAGTCCCCATCAAACTTCCAGGCATAGTCGAATTGTGGGCGGATCAAGACCTGACCCCGATGATTCACATAGCCCCATTTGCCGTTTTGCTCTAGAGGAAAAAGCTGGTCTCCACCCACAAGTTGCGACGGCATATCACAGGCAGTCAGCCCTAAGATGCCCAAACTCAGACTCCATCGATATAGCGCCTTCATCCTCACCCCCCGCAATCACTTTATCATACTTCAAACATCCACGAATTGGCTCTAACAATATAAAATTTACAGTAATAAAACTAGCTATACATTAAGAATCGGCTCTTGATGGACTCTTGACAACTTTAGCTGTGGGAAACTTTAGGGGAAGTTTAGATACACTAATTTCGCTCAGGGTATGCTACAAGCAGATAGTTAAACCCAGCGAATGACGTGGTCAACCAACCGGTAAGTAGTGCTGCTGACCTGCTCCATAGATATCAATTAGGGGAGCGAATGTTTAAGGGGGCTAGCCTGCAAAGTGCTGACCTGCAAGGAGCCAATCTACACCAGGCAATCCTCTGGGGGGCTATTTTGTGGGGGGCCAATTTACAGCGGGCCAGCCTTCAAGAAGCTGTCCTACAGCGAGCTGATCTCCATGGAGCCGACCTCAAGGGAGCCAACCTCCGCGGGGCCTTTCTAGGGGCTGCTGACCTGAGAAAAGCCATTCTCCTGGAAGCTGACTTGACCGGGGCTAACCTGGAGGGCGCGGTGCTGAAGGGTGCCATTATGCCTGATGGTACGGTCCATCCTTAAGAACAACCCGTTTGGGCCAAAGCTACACGCGTATCCTCAGACAGATTTGTGCGAATTAGTACAATTATCGCTATACTAGGCAGAAGCTGCATGGTGCGTTTCAGCCAGGATTCGGCAGGAGCGTCGCCTGGGGGTGTTTGTGGTTGTGGGGATGAAGGCTTCTGGGCAAGAGATGCCCTGGCGGACTGTACTGGCCCTGATGGCGGGGATGTTGTTCCTTTTTGCCAATATCACCGCCTATTTCCCGGTCCTACCGCTCTTTATCCAAGGACAGGGGCACGATACAACGGCGGTGGGGATCGCTATGGCGGTGTTTGGGGCTGGGGTCTTGTGCTCTCGGCCTCTAGTCGGTCAGATGGTAGACCGTTGGGGCACCCGTCCGCTGTTGTTTTTAGGGGGCGGGCTACTCTTGCTGGTCCAACCGCTCTACGCCCTAGCGAATACCCTCCCTTTACTCTATGGGGTGCGCCTTCTTCATGGTCTGGCCTTAGCCTGTTTCGCAACCGCCACCCATACCGCCTTCACTCTGGCTGTCCCCCCTGTAGTCCGCACGCGCTACCTGGGCTATTTGAGCGCAGCGAACACCGTGGGGTTTGGGTTAGGTCCGGTAGCGGGGCTGTGGGCCTATCGCTCAGGGGATTATGAATTTTTTCTTGAGGCCATGGAAGCCGTGGCGCTGTGTGTCCTGCTCACTGTTTTTGCTGGTGCGGCGGTCAAGCCGACTGCGGTGCAGTCCTCCCCCTACCCCTGGTCGGTTATTCTGCGTTTCCCGGTGCGCGATGCCTGTCTCTTTACCTTGGTCGGAAGTTTTCTCCATGGTGGGATCACCAGCTATATTGCCCTGTGGAGCGATCAATCCGGGCTGTTTTTTGTAGTCTATGCGCTGACAGCAGTGGGGATTCGCCTACTGCTGGGCAACTGGGGGGACCGTCTGCCGGTGCGTTTGACCGGGGGATTAGCCCCACTCTTGATGGGTTTGGGTTGCACTGGTCTGTTCTTCAAAGCGGCGATTTTGCTGTGGGCAGTGGTCTATGGCTTAGGTTTTGGTCTGCTCTTCCCGGTCTTTTCGGCAGTCGTCGCGGGGGCTTCTAGCAATCAGGAGCGGGGGCGGGTTTTTAGTATTTTCCTCGGTGCTTTTGATCTAGGAATCACTTTGGGCAGTGGCCTGTTGGGTTATCTTTTGCCCTTCGGTACGCTGGGGGTGCTCTTTTTCGCGACGGGCTCGCTCGGCATTCTTTTGGGTCTCTACGGTTGGAGCGTGGGGCTAAAGGGGCTCAGTGACATAGCGTAGACTGGTTCACGCCGTCATGGAGGGCTTACGGCTAGGGGGGCTGCGCCGCTGTGCTAGGATAATCTATGTCTTGCGTCTGTAGCTCAGTGGATTAGAGTGGCAGGTTCCGGTCCTGTAGGTCGGGGGTTCGAATCCCTCCAGGCGCAGACTAGCTCCCTCGGGCTGCACGAAGTTTGGACGGGATTCATCCCGATGGTACCGAGATGCTTATTCATGCCATGGGGCACCACAGGAGTAATCGCAATGGCGCTGGAGCACATAGACCGTGGTCTGCCTGTAACTATTATCACGGGCTTTTTGGGTAGCGGTAAAACTACCTTGGTCAACCATATTCTCACGAATAATCAGGGCATCAAAACTGCCGTAATCGTCAATGAATTTGGAGATATCGGTATTGACAGTGCCCTCATTGTCTCGACGGACGAGAGCATGATTGAGCTGGATAACGGCTGCGTCTGCTGCACGGTGCGCGATGACCTGATCGAAGCGACGCTCAGGATCTTGGAGCGTCCCAATCCGGTAGATTACCTGATTATCGAGACCACAGGTTTGGCAGACCCCGGACCGATAGCCATGACTTTTATGAGCCCGCAACTACGCCCCCTGACTCGCTTGGATGGCATTGTCGGCATGGTAGATGCCCTGAATTATGCTCCAGACCTCTTTACTTCAGAGACTGCTGTCCATCAGATTGCCTACGCTGACGTTATTCTGCTCAACAAAACGGATGAAGTGACGCCTGAGCGTCTGGAGCAACTCCAGCAACAAATCAAAGACATTCAGCCTGAAGCGGCTATCCTTGCGACCCAAAATGCGGTGGTGGACCTGCGCTTGATCCTGGATGTAGGCGTCTTCAAACTGGAGAAGTACTTCCAGACGGAAGGTGCAGACCATTCCGATCATGGGCACAACCATCATGATCATGACCATCATGATCACCATCACCATGAGCACGACGATACCTGCGCTCCTGACTGCGGCCACGACCACACGCCCCACTTTGAGGCAGAAGGCTTCTCTTCGGTCTCGATTGAGCTTGATGAACCACTCAGTGTCCAAAAATTAGAGCGTTTCTTGAAGGACCTTCCCGGAGGCGTCTTCCGGGCTAAGGGCTTTTTGTGGGTCAAAGAGAGTGCTGACAAGATCGTTTTTCACATGGTCGGGCAGCGGATGCGCCTCGACTACGAAAAATGGAAAACCCCACCTAAAAATCAGGTTGTCTTCATCGGTCAACATCTCGATAAAGAAGCCATTCGGCAAGGGTTTCTAGACTGTGTGAGCACAAAAGCCAAGGCTAAGGCTCGGGGTTTTGGTCGCTAGCCAGGATTTATCCCTATGGGATTCATCTTTGTAGCCCATCCCAGCGTGCTACCTATAGGAACTGTTGGGAGGCCATGACAGAATGGTCTCTAGTCCTTTGACGGAGGAGTGCATGAAGCGCCGTAACCTTTGGCCTGGATTGTTAGTCCTGAGTGCTCTGGTGCTTGGCACCCCAGCCCAAGCCCAAAAAAAAGTCCTCAACCTCTATATCTGGTCGGAATATATCGACCCACAAATCATCAGCGACTTCGAGAAGGCAACAGGTAGCAAAGTGGTGGTCACCCTCTACGAATCCAACGAGGATATGGTCGCCAAACTCCAGGGCGGAGGCGTGAGTCAGTACGACATCGTGGTACCCACAGACTACATTATTCCTACGATGGTCAAGCTCAACCTGCTGCAACCCATCCAAAAAAACCTCATCCCCAACTTCAAAAACCTCAATCCCAAATTCACCAACCTCTCTTTTGATCCCGGTAACCTCTACACTGCCCCCTATCAATGGGGTACCGTCGGGCTCGCCTACCGCAAGGACAAAGTAAAAAAAGCTGTACGCTCTTGGGGGCTGATCTTCGACGCCAAACAGCAGCAGGGACCCTTTACACTCATCGATGACCAACGCCCGATGATTGGAGCCGCTGCCCTCTATCTGGGCTATGACATGAACACCACCGACAAAACCCAACTCCAAAAAGTTCAGCAAGTCCTGACTGAGAGCAAGAAGCGCAGTGCGGGTTTCATTGGCGGGGTGGGGGGGAAAAACCAGCTTTTGGCTGGGACGGCGGCGGTTGCGGTAGTCTACAACGGCGATGCTCTGCGTGCGGCTAAAGAAAATGCCAATATCGCCTACCTCATCCCCCAAGAGGGAGCCAATATTTGGCAGGACAACCTGGCGATCCCCGCCAAAGCGCCCCATCTGGAGTTGGCCCATCAGTTTATTAACTTTATCCTCAATGGCAAAGTGGGCGCTCAGTTGAGCAACTTCAACCAGTACGCCACGCCCAATAGTTCGGCGTTGAAGTTTATCAAGCCCCAAGATCTAAACAATCCGGCTATCTATCCCCTGCCTGCCACGATGGCTAAGCTCTACTTCAACAAAGCCATCAAGGGCAGCGACATGCGCCTCATTGATGCGCTATGGACCAACATCAAGAGCCAGTAGTTTAATCATGATCCATGACGCTAAGCACCCCCTTGACCCTTTGAGTGCTGAAGAACTGAGCGCTGCTGTCTTATTAGTGCGCCGCGAGAAGTCGTTGGACGCACAGTTCCGCTTCGCCTCCGTCGCACTCCATGAGCCCCCGAAGTCCGTGGTACGGCAGTTTCAACCGGGCGACCCTATCGACCGGGAAGCTTTTGTGATCCTGTTGGATAAGACCACCGGCACGACCTACCAAGCGGTTGTTTCTCTGACCCAAAAGACCCTCCACTCCTGGAAACCTATCCCTGGCGTGCAGCCGCGCATCATGGGTGAGGAGTTGGTGGCATGTGAGCAAGTGGTCAAAGCGCACCCGGAATTTCAGGAAGCGCTCGCCCGCCGGGGCATCACCGACCTGGACCTCGTGATGGTGGACCCCTGGGCAGGCGGGCACTATGGTTTCGAGGAAGAACAGGGGGTACGGCTCGCCCGTGCCCTATGCTGGCTGCGTGATTGCCCGACCGGAAATGCCTACGCCCGCCCCCTCGACGGGCTCGTGCCCGTAGTGGACTTAAACCGAATGGCAGTGCTCAGGGTCGAGGATCATGGTCTGGTCTCGATTCCTCCGCATCCCGGAAACTATACGGGCGAGTTCGTCAAACCCCGTGCACCGCTCAAACCCCTGGAGATCGTGCAACCTGAAGGCAGCAGTTTTGAGGTCACGGGCTATGCTGTTCGCTGGCAGCGTTGGCAGTTGCGGGTAGGGTTTACGCCCCGCGAGGGGGTGGTCCTCCACACGCTGGGCTATGAGGACCAAGGGCGGGTGCGCCCGATTCTCTATCGCGCTTCGCTGGCGGAGATGGTCGTGCCCTATGGCGACCCGCGACCCCAGCATTTTCGCAAGAATGCCTTTGACCTAGGCGAGCATGGGGTGGGGATGCTCACGAATTCCCTCAAGCTGGGCTGCGATTGCCTGGGCGAGATTTACTACTTCGATGCTTGGGTCTGCGACAGCCACGGGGAAGTGGTCTCCATTCCCCAAGCCATCTGCTTACACGAAGAGGACCACGGCATTCTCTGGAAACATACCGATTGGCGCAGAAATCACGCCGAGGTCCGCCGCTCTCGCCGTTTGGTGCTCTCTTTTGTAGCGACCGTCGATAATTATGACTACGGCTTTTATTGGTATTTTTATCAGGATGGAACGATTCAGTACGAAGCCAAACTGACAGGAATCTTGCTCACGGGGACGGCGCTCGACGAGGAGCAACCCCATTACGGCACCCTCGTCGCCCCGCGGGTCAATGCCCTGAACCATCAGCATTTCTTTGGGATGCGGCTGGATATGAGTGTGGACGGGGAGCATAACTCGGTCTACGAGGTGAATACCGAGGCACAACCTGCCGGTCCTGATAATCCACAGGGCAATGCTTTTTTCGCTCAATCTACGCTGCTTGCCACCGAGTCCGAGGCACAGCGCCTTATCAACCCGCTCTCTGCTCGCTCCTGGAACATTGTCAACCCCTGTGTCCTGAATAGTCTGGGTCAACCGGTCGCCTACAAACTTATCCCTGGAGAGAATGTCCTCCCCTTTGCCCACCCCGACTCCAGTATCCTCAAACGGGCGGGTTTTCTGACCAAGCACCTCTGGGTCACGCCCTACGAACCCGAGGAGCACTATCCTGCCGGAGATTATCCCAACCAACATCCCGGCGGCGAAGGCTTGCCCCGTTGGACTCAGGCAAATCGTCCGCTTGAGAACACCGATCTGGTCGTCTGGTACAATTTCGGGCACCATCACCTGCCGCGTCCTGAGGATTGGCCGGTCATGCCTGTCGCACACATCGGTTTTCTACTCAAGCCTACGGGTTTCTTTGACCGCAATCCCGCCCTGGATGTGCCGCCTTCAGGTAAGCACTGCCATAGCTAAGTAGGCAAGCGCTTTAAGTTACGATTGAGGCGGGTTCGAAGACCAAGCGATGCTGACCCAAACTAATCCCCTGGCTGAACAGCGCGTTGTACGCTACGACATCGACTGGGTAACTTTTGAGACGATCCTGGCTGCTGTCGGGGACCGTCGCCCGACTTTGCCCTTGAAATAGCCCTTCTCTAGATCGTTTGCCTATCTATGCTGCTTTAGGCGTACCCGAAATCTGGCGCTACACTGGACGGACCAGGTACGTGTTCTGGAGGCAGAAACCCTAGGTCAGACCGAAACCGTGCGCCGCTTCATCGCATCGATAAGGACGCTTCTTGATTGAGTACCCCTTAGCCTTTGAGCCCCTCCCCACTCCCTGTAGGCAAGAAGAAACGCTGACTCAAGGCAAAAAAGACCAGGATCGGCAGAATCGAAATGACCGATGCTGCTGCGATTAAGCGCCAATCTTCAGAGAAAGCACTCGCCAAAGTCGCCACGCCAAGAGGCAAGGTGAAGTAGTCTGGGTTATCGACCATAATGAGCGGCCAGAGGAAATCCCCCCACAGCCCGACAAAAGTAAACACAGCCAGCGTAGTCAGCGCAGGACGGATTGCGGGGACAAGGACGAACCACCAGGTTTGCAGCAGTCCGCAGCCATCGAGTCGGGCTGCTTCCTCCAACTCTTTGGGGACCGTCATGAACGCCTGACGCAATAAAAACACACCGAAGGCTGAGACCAGATAAGGGAAGACCAAACCCAGATAACTATTGGTCAAGTGTAGCTTCACAGCCAAGATATAGAGCGGGATCATCGTTATCTGAAAAGGGATCATTAAGGTGCCGATGACCAGCCAAAAAATCACCCTTTTGCCCGGAAAGGACAGCCTTGCCAACGGATAGGCAGCCAAAGCGCATAAGAAGAGATTGCAGACCACCGCGAGGACAGAGACGACGGTGCTGTTCCAGAGATAGCGAGCAAAGGGATAGTTATTCCAAACAAGCAAAAAATTAGCCCAGGTTGCTTGTTGGGGGAACAACTGCGGCGGATATTGGAAAATATTTTCGCCTGGGGACTTAAAAGCAGTACTCACAAGCCAGAAAAGGGGGCTAATTAGCAGCAAACCTACTCCCGCGAGGAGCGTGTAGTAGAGGGCGGTGGCGGCGGGACTTCGCTTGGGCATCCACCCAGTTTGCCATAGAGCCCCGGCTACGAGCGCCAAATCTGCCTGCGCATTGAGACAGAATGCCTCCTAGCGCGCAAAAGCTACGCTGGTTCGGTGGAGGGAATTTTTATAGAGAAACCTGATGGGCTTGTCCTCAGGCCCAACCCTGATTTATAGTGGGGAACTGCTGAATATATCGCCAGGAGTCCCACCGTGAAGTTAGCCGATGCACAGCCTCAAAAGGGAGCCCGTTTAGTCTCGAAGAAGCGGGTTGGCCGTGGGCATGCGGCGGGCCAGGGCAAGACCAGTGGTCTGGGGATGCGCGGACAAAAAAGTCGCTCCGGCGGCGGCGTGCGCCCCGGTTTTGAAGGGGGTCAGACCCCTCTTTACCGTCGCCTGCCCAAGCTCAGCTATTTCTCCAACCCCAACCGAGTCGCCAATACCGAGATCAGCGTGGGTAAATTAGCGCAACTGCCCGCCGGAACCGAAGTCACCCATGCGAGCCTCGCCGCCCTCAAGATCGTGAGCAAGCACGGAGCCCTGCGTGTCCTAGGCACCGGGGAGATCACCGTCCCGCTCAACGTGACCGCCACCCACTTTACTGCTAGCGCCCGCGCCAAAATTGAAGCCGCAGGCGGAACCTGTACCGAAAGCTGAATGTGTCCATAAAAACGGGGGGCTTTGCCTCCCATTTTTGTGCTACTTAAGTAAAAATCACACGCTTGACCTCAAGCCTATGGGTGCGTCCCAAGGTGACCGACCTTGACATAAATAGTACAGCCCATCTCGGTGAAAGGTTGGTGCACACTACCGGGTGGGTTGCGCAGCCACGTCCCCTGCGGGTAGACACCCTCCTCATCCGCCAACGTGCCCGAGAG encodes:
- a CDS encoding MFS transporter, with protein sequence MFVVVGMKASGQEMPWRTVLALMAGMLFLFANITAYFPVLPLFIQGQGHDTTAVGIAMAVFGAGVLCSRPLVGQMVDRWGTRPLLFLGGGLLLLVQPLYALANTLPLLYGVRLLHGLALACFATATHTAFTLAVPPVVRTRYLGYLSAANTVGFGLGPVAGLWAYRSGDYEFFLEAMEAVALCVLLTVFAGAAVKPTAVQSSPYPWSVILRFPVRDACLFTLVGSFLHGGITSYIALWSDQSGLFFVVYALTAVGIRLLLGNWGDRLPVRLTGGLAPLLMGLGCTGLFFKAAILLWAVVYGLGFGLLFPVFSAVVAGASSNQERGRVFSIFLGAFDLGITLGSGLLGYLLPFGTLGVLFFATGSLGILLGLYGWSVGLKGLSDIA
- a CDS encoding WG repeat-containing protein — encoded protein: MKALYRWSLSLGILGLTACDMPSQLVGGDQLFPLEQNGKWGYVNHRGQVLIRPQFDYAWKFDGDLAAVKIGSKYGYIDPNGAFVIEPRFDFVYPFSDGLAGVKVAEQYGYIDKTGRFVVQPRFDAVASFFSGRAGVKMGGRWGYIDKQGNLVIPLQFEEASYFAEERASVKLGGRWGYIDPQGKLVIPARYTETSFFANGLAKVRTGEKWSYINSSGQEVSGVDPAEDR
- a CDS encoding ArsR/SmtB family transcription factor, which gives rise to MGALSDEVLVEIAAYFRVLAEPMRLKILQVLMEGEQSVGEVIAETGGNQANISKHLHILWQAGILQRRTVGTSVRYMVVDPVVFEICQVVYDYLVRQMAVKSNLRASLLPMSK
- a CDS encoding DUF6624 domain-containing protein, with translation MRNLVGKLVLIVWLALPVMAQNQPATTPTQPQVNPALRTELLQREVEDQAIRKQFVVAQNNEQRRAEIAQQIADSDLQNTARLKEIVQQYGWPGRSLVDSDGAKAAFTLVQHADQDLAFQKQCLALIEQAALHNEVPKVAAAYLTDRLRIKEGKHQIYGTQYTFDGSKLFPTTPIEDAATVDERRKEVGLAPLSEYERRLHEIYKLP
- the glcD gene encoding glycolate oxidase subunit GlcD encodes the protein MVTQVTARHWRPLVQQFQAIVGEKGVVWTPEELIVFECDGLTAFRQRPAVAVLPRTTEQVAEVIQICNRAGVPFVARGSGTGLSGGALPVEDCVLIVTTWMRKILKIDLENQRVVVQPGVINSWVTQAVSGSGFYYAPDPSSQIICSIGGNIAENSGGVHCLKYGVTTNHVLGLKMVLPDGSIIEVGGAVPEMPGYDLTGLFVGSEGTLGIATEITLRILKAPQSIRVLLADFTTVEAAGKAVADIIGAGIIPAGMEIMDNLSINAVEDVVATNCYPRDAGAILLIEVDGLEVEVAALARLVEEICTQNAARSIKTATDPEQRLKLWKGRKAAFAAMGQLSPNYYVQDGVIPRTKLTYVLQEIERLGQKYGYRVANVFHAGDGNLHPLILYNGNIPGALEQVETLGGEILKLCVAVGGSISGEHGIGAEKRCYMPAMFTEADLDTMQWVRKVFDPKNLANPGKLFPSPRTCGEGARTQAQFKGTALF
- a CDS encoding VOC family protein; translation: MLHHVSIRTRDIFAAMAFYEKLGFGVEERFTTGMTLACWLAGPHGRIELIQIPEPKPAPDSWLDEHYTGYYHLSLLVHDLTGLVTDLQNQGVTVLLEPRLQTIGGQDFQIAFICDQDGLPIELMEAVAI
- a CDS encoding pentapeptide repeat-containing protein, yielding MVNQPVSSAADLLHRYQLGERMFKGASLQSADLQGANLHQAILWGAILWGANLQRASLQEAVLQRADLHGADLKGANLRGAFLGAADLRKAILLEADLTGANLEGAVLKGAIMPDGTVHP